The sequence TGAAAGTACGTATCATATGTTATGAGGCACAATTCACAATAAATCGGGTATACATGTGTTTAAATCAGGTATACATGTACATTAATCGAGTACTCAAATTCATGTTATATGtcattttcatgaattttatacaTCTTCAATTTGAGTACTcgatttatgtatatgtatacctGATTTTAACAGATGTATACCCGATTTATTGTGAATTGtgctctattttttaaaatatatacccAATCAGACATCTTAAGGTCTTCGGAATTGACATAAAAACGAATACATATGGGATACAATACTTCACCGAGTAAAGTAGAAGGATGGATATCATTTTATAGTACCATCACTTGATGTGTTGTACAAGAACTTCTAAAGCGTACAAGATCACTTCTCTTCTTGCTGTGTTTTCCGGTGGACATAGGTTATTTTCAAGGTAAATCCAACATATTCATCTATATTTTGATGAAACTACGTATCATATGTTATGAGGCACAATTCACAATAAATCGGGTATACATGTGTTTAAATCAGGTATACATGTATATTAATCGAGTACTCAAATTCATGTTATATGtcatttcatgaattttatacaTCTTCAATTTGAGTAATCGATTTATGTACATGTATACCTGATTTAAACACATGTATACTCGATTTATTGTGAATTGtgctctattttttaaaatatatactcaATCAGACATCTTAAGGTTTTCGGAATTGACATAATAACTTCACCGGATAAGGACTTGGTGATCCTAGCGTGAATAGATGAACTACTCTACTTTGTACTCGATTCATGTGTTCATTGTACTCAATTTAAGCATACAATGTACtcaatatatatgtacattgtaaTCTATTCATGTGTATATCGTGCTCAATTTGTGTGTACATTGTCCTCGGTTAGTTAAATACTATTGTGTGTTTACTAATGTATGACTAAATATTAGATTAGTTAGATATACTCGATTATTTAACATTTGTACTCAAAGTTACACATAATATACCCAATAAAGCAATTTTTGTACTCAATTTTCTCTTCTAAATTGATATGTACCATTTAAAATACCACGTAAACCAAAATCTGAAAAGTGAACAAATAATACACCAAACTTTCCcagaaacaaaatttttttaacagaAATAGATATTGAAGTGCGTAACAGCTAACACAAACACGATAATAATCAATTGGTGTGTCTTCATTACATAATTTAAACCAACAATTAAACATAGACTTGAAATGTTCAAACTCCAGTACTACTGTAACTTCTTAACCATCAGAATAGTGAGGAGTAATTAATTACTCAAACTTGTTTTTCAACAATCCATTTTCATCAGATAATATTGTGACTGCCAAACGTGCTCGATAAGTGTCATCTTCACATCCTGTGCATAGCTCCAGATCTCATCTGTGTCACGGGCTAGACACTccaaccacatgcatgcatagACGCCACAATCGAGGGTTGCACCTTGTTGACGACAAGGTTCTCTTAACACTGGCTCACTTACAAGGTCGAATCCCCATAAGTGACGTATGGAACTAGCCAAAAACTTTGTCTGCAACAAACAATACTTTCAAAATTTAATCTTAATTTGTATTTACATAAACTTTGAACATTTCAAAGTAAACTTACATAAACTTTGGCTTTCCCAACTGAGAATGGATCATGCATGGAGTTTCACAGTTTAAATATCCCTTCATCTCTTTTGTAAACCAACAAAAACCAATTCCACCTGTCATTCATAGGGAAAATGATGTATCTGCATCTTCTAAATAATTCTCCAGTCAGTTCCTGCAGTCTAGCCATCGTGAAAGATGTCATCAGTGAAAGAAAAGCTCCATAATCATCCCGACGTACCATCGATCTTTTCCCATGTTGTTCCAATTTCGTAAGGACTTCTTTCTACACATTCAAGAACACATATaatcatttattttaatatagtaAAACGAACACACAAAAAAACGCAAAACTCGGACTGCTACGAACCTGCACCATTGTGTCCATGCAATAAATCTCAAATCCATGCTGCAAACTTTGCTTTTGCATAATTCTCATGTAAACATTAATTATCTCAGACTCAACAGGATCACCAAAAAGAAATTGACATAATATCGGTCCACTTAAACTCATACCGTATCTTGCCAAACGCAACACTACAAAATAGAAAAttcaatttcattaaaaaaattaggacACATTATTACGAAAATAAGAAGAAGAAACATACGGAAGATCAACGTACTCCAACTCTTTTCTAGCAAGAAATTTTGTCAACAACTTTCTCTCTTCATCATCAGCTTCTTCATGTCCACAGAAATGTGATCTACCTTGAAACTCATCCATGGCAACCTTGCCAGGAGTATTGCCTTTCTTCTCAACGTCTATAACTTCCTGTCCAAAAGCGGCGATATATTCAGCAATATAACAGAAAATCCAAACATCAATAACAACAATAGTACTGAGAAACagaaaaactaaattaaacTTAATACAATCGATTTGGACATAATTGACACTTCATTTacctgttttgtcaccttcCTCTTACGTCTTGGTGTTGAGCTAGGTGGAATCACAAACATGgaacctttttttttcttcacacgATCATCCCTAGCCCTCACATGATCCGCAATTGAAGATTGAGAAATAGTTTTCTTCTCCACTTCTGAAGTAGCAACAAAACTACCACCAATGCTCTCATCAACCGTTTCATTCAAAGAATGAGATTCATCtaactctttcttttctttagcCAAATCAGAAACAACTGCATTTACCACTACGTCAACAAAATCACCAAAGTTAGCTCTTGCATCATGTGGTGACTCAAAAGTCATCTTTTGTTCTGTTTTATCAACTTTTTCCTCAGATTCAACAACATTGTCACGTTTATCCGCCACAAACCTTTTTCCCTTCATTCTACGTCGAACCTTTTGACCCTCTAATTCAGCACATCTCTTTCTCAGTATCTTTAAATCATTNNNNNNNNNNNNNNNNNNNNNNNNNNNNNNNNNATTAGTAAAGCTGAATACTCACCATCAATCCAACCGTGCATCCATCAACATAAAGTTTTTTCCCGATCTGACATATTTCTCANATACTAAGATCATTATTAGTAAAGCTGAATACTCACCATCAATCCAACCATGCATCCATCAACATAAAGTTTTTTCCCGATCTGACATATTTCTCAATATAAAAATCGGAAGGCAGCATCTCCCCaagcatatttaaaaaatatcgtaAGATCATCGAGATAAGGAAATATAAATCCAGGAGAGATATAATTGCCCGTGGGAAATATTATGCAGttgaaaatgaacaaaatgaaaGTTCTCACAAAATCATCAATATCACATTCATCATCACTTCTTGCAATGAAAATCAATTTTTCATAAATGGCTATTCGGTTGGCATTGGTGACCTTGCCGTCAAAATGACGTGTCAAAAATTTGGACTCCAGTTTCAGGTCCAAGTCAACTGGTTGTCCAATGTGATGTAGGCCGAGCACAATAGAGAAATCAGCTGATTTGAAAGGGATGGTAATGTTATCACCAACAAAAAAAGAACACGAATCACCCTGAAATCTTTTCAGAAAATAATCGATCTCCCACTACTAATAGCAAGGACTGGCATATCAATCCATTTGGCGAAAGGAGTATCATTTATCCGACTCATATGCTGCTCACCTAGAATTGGCTTCAATTCTCCCATCACAGTTTTAAAATAAGGAGGGGAACATCGTGAAAAATATTCTTTACCACTCTTCTTCTCGTGTTAATCATGAATTAGTTTGTCTTCTGCAGTAGTTTCTACATTAAAAAACATATAACAATTATACAATAACTAATAGAAACACAATTACAAAAAAGAATAAGAAACGGAACATAATTGCATAtacacaaaacaaaaaatagcatttagacaTGTCTATTTGATCAACAAATCTAGCCATGGTATTAGacgcaaaaaatttaattgcacTGAACACAACAGTAGacggaaaaataaataatcacatAAAAATTGAATTGTGCATAACACAACGAATTTGGAACAGCAGCTTCGAAATCAAGCACATCtactaatttttgaatttaatcaaaatttcttaaaatattaaCAGTACAACTAAAAAAATCgaatgaataacaatatcaAGAACAAAGCCTATAAATTGGGGAAAAAAAGTTGTCAATAAACTAAAACAAACAATAACAGTTTCAAAACCACAAAAAAGTATCCACAATTAACAAACCCTAGACATTAAGGAAAATATTGTTCTCGTTCGTACCTTGCTTGGATTTCTCGTTCATACCTTGCTTGGATTTCTGTATTTCTAGTTCTTCGACATTTATTCGAGGTGCTAGCTTTTGCAGATTTGTTTGTCGCCTTTTTCCTCCCCATTTGCTGCGTCTCGGTTCAAGGTTTCTCTCTTTCTCACTCACTCGGTCGAAGCAACTCTGTGGAAGAAGGGAGAAAAGAtataatacaataataaattaatagtgCAAAATAGTATAAGGAGGGTAGTAAtgggttttaataaaatatgaggGTAATTCGGTCTTTTCCCATTCATTGGGGAGTTTAAACATACAAATACAATTTGTCAGGCATTGAATACAAATATTTAAACTATTGGGTACTGACCGTAAAGTTCAGAACTCCAATAGGAATTTATGGGCAATTTTCCGATACAAGGGGATTacctataattaattatttcatcAGTTATTTACTtttcaagtttttttattttatttctgcAATTTCTGGTGAAACAATGCTTGCTAAAATGACTTCTAGTAGGTAAGCGATGATCACAAATCTGACTGACTCAATTCTAAACATCAAGCCAAATAGTTCAAGCTTTCACAAAGAAGTGGTCAAACCATGGGATATTTTTCAACTTGGAAACACTTTAATTGTATAAGACTTTTTGTGGGCGAAAACTTAAATTTTGTTAGTTAGTTAATTAgttaactcaaatcttttaaatcatacaatagCTCAAGCATTACACATCGATTATTCTACCCAACGGGAACACTTATTACACTCAAGAATCCCCATCATAataattgcacttcttgcaATCAAATGGGACCGAATACGTGACATTGACTCTGATGCCAATTGTAGGAGCAAGTGTttgccgttttaccaaaagctatagctggtggaaacagtgcaactcaaatattttaaactgtacaGGAGAACAAGAATCAAGTTTGGAATTCTCTACCCAGCAGAGATAATTATCACACGCAACATTTTACATCGCATGATTATCGCCAAAATAGGTGGCGGAAGATTTTTGAAATCTACACAAAGTTCTAaaaaaaagcaataaaaaatatttaaaaaatcaagtttatttttttccatgtatgtatattttattcaagacaAATATATATGGTACAAAaacaaatctattttttttccatgtatgtatatttttttagctTCTATCTTACAACGTACAAAGTTTGctctataaaattttttatattgtagATTTTACAATTACaaacgtttttttttaaaaaaaaaaagtgctcTTGGTTTGTGGGATAAAAGAATTATTATATTAGAATTATTTTTTGATACAAATTGTAAGTAAATTTCTACGTATATTACTTATTTGAAATTGATTGAACATTAACTTTTATCTAACTAATACACTTTCTGGGACATCATATAACATTGATATTTTGTAAACGCGGATAAATTAAGTATAAGCAAGTAGAGAAAATagtacaatatatatttttaattgatttatatattaatacaactacattaaaaaaatcgactatatatatatataaatattgattAATCAATTAAAGGGATCAACTTTTTTAGTTTactaactttttaaattttgagttttggtcgactaaattttcaaagtttgttttttgtgtatttctttgaattttttttttttgggatttcAATCTTATTTCACTCGAATGCTGATGTCGACCGAAAAACACTGATGTGTCATTGAAAAATACTGACATAGTATCGAAAATTTGTGACGCGTACGATGTCAAGTCAAAAATTTGaccaaaataaacaaaaaaataaaagctaGTGTACCaaatccaaaatttaaaaaataatggacCAAAACCCATAATTAGACAAGTtagagaattaaaaattttattttccataaattaaacttatataataaaaacattatattttt comes from Primulina huaijiensis isolate GDHJ02 chromosome 2, ASM1229523v2, whole genome shotgun sequence and encodes:
- the LOC140959087 gene encoding uncharacterized protein isoform X2, coding for MKGKRFVADKRDNVVESEEKVDKTEQKMTFESPHDARANFGDFVDVVVNAVVSDLAKEKKELDESHSLNETVDESIGGSFVATSEVEKKTISQSSIADHVRARDDRVKKKKGSMFVIPPSSTPRRKRKVTKQEVIDVEKKGNTPGKVAMDEFQGRSHFCGHEEADDEERKLLTKFLARKELEKKSLRNWNNMGKDRWYVGMIMELFFH
- the LOC140959087 gene encoding uncharacterized protein isoform X1 is translated as MKGKRFVADKRDNVVESEEKVDKTEQKMTFESPHDARANFGDFVDVVVNAVVSDLAKEKKELDESHSLNETVDESIGGSFVATSEVEKKTISQSSIADHVRARDDRVKKKKGSMFVIPPSSTPRRKRKVTKQEVIDVEKKGNTPGKVAMDEFQGRSHFCGHEEADDEERKLLTKFLARKELEYVDLPKKSLRNWNNMGKDRWYVGMIMELFFH
- the LOC140959087 gene encoding uncharacterized protein isoform X3, which codes for MKGKRFVADKRDNVVESEEKVDKTEQKMTFESPHDARANFGDFVDVVVNAVVSDLAKEKKELDESHSLNETVDESIGGSFVATSEVEKKTISQSSIADHVRARDDRVKKKKGSMFVIPPSSTPRRKRKVTKQEVIDVEKKGNTPGKVAMDEFQGRSHFCGHEEADDEERKLLTKFLARKELEYVDLPWNWFLLVYKRDEGIFKL